The genomic segment CAATGATGATCTCATCTGCCAGCCCGGTCCTTCGCACATTCTCAATTCTCTTAATGAGGCTGTCCCGCACATTGAGTTTGCCCCGCTCAATGTCAAAGCTCTCACTTGTGACACCTACAATCAGATAATCACCAAGTGCTTTTGCTCTTTTGATAATATTATAGTGGCCTTTATGAAAAAGATCAAAAGTGCCATATGTGATTACTCTCTTCATTCTTTCGTCATAACTCCCCTGAAAAAAATATTCTTATTTTGCCGAACAGTTTTCCTGCTCCATACGTTACTGTTCACTCCGTTCACAGTAACCTCCATACGATAGATACTTTGATTATATCATACTTCCCAACTTCCGTCACCTGTCCGTTACAAAAATGTTAAATTCGCGTTAACTTTACAAAAAGAAGAGTTTTGAAATACTGTTTTTGTATCTCAAAACTCTTCCTTTGTGTTTATGGTTCTTTATTGTCGTCCATCGTTCTGGTAGTAGCTTCCAGTTCCTGGATCAGGTCTTCCAGCGAAAGCTCCTCTTCCCCTTTGATCAGTTCATCAGGGATATCATCCAGATTATCTTCTTCAATCTCCAGCTCCATGCCGGCCACATTGCTGAAGCCTTCATGCCTGTCAGAAGAAGTATGTTCCGGTGTGTCCTCGTCCATATTTACTTTCTCCATATGTCCGTCCTGCTCACTCTCTGAATCAAGCGTTGCCGCAAGCTCTGCGATAGCTTTCTTTCTTCTGAGAAGTTCATATTCATCATATTCGCTGTCATACTCTTCTTCCAGACCTTCATCTCTGACTGTCTTATCCTTCTTGATCAGGATAAATGCGATCAGATTCAGAACACCCGTATAGAGAAGATCCACAGGCAGACTTCCCAGTACAAGTACAAATACCAGTGATACTCCCAGAAGCACCCATACATTGTTCATTACAGGAAGCATCAGGATATATAAACCATTCATAATGATCATGATCGGATAATGGAAGAAATAAATTCCCATTGTATGTCGTCCCACATAGGTGAGCGGCAGTTTGATGTCCGGCACTAACGCAAGCATCGTATAGACAACTACGAAAGATACCAGATACATCAGCAGTCTGAGGATCACTCCCTGAGGATCCGTCAGACCGCAGAGCTGATATCCATGATTACCTCGGAAAATAGCGATTCCCATTTCATTTGGGATCATATAATTCGGTATCGCCCACAAAAGGACTCCGGAGATTGCCACCAGGATCCATTTTCCCTTAAATTTACGGATCGCTGTGATATATTCCCTCTTCCAGAGATACCCCGCAACAAAGAACGGGAAAAACACCACGATTCTTGAGGATGACAGGAATGTGGTAAATTCCGGTCTGGTTCCTGCCCATAATGCAAAAAGAATACTGAGCGGAACAATAAATCTGATCTTACCCAGGGCCTCAATGGTAAGGCGGTAAATAAACAGTGCCAGTATATACCACATGACACTTCCGGTAGGACGCAGTATCTCATAATCTACAGATCTGCCCAGCCATATCTGTGAATACCAGGTTAAGGTATATCCCAGAACATAAGGTATCAGCAGGTTCTTAAAATTCTTCAGCACATTCTGAGGTTTCTTTGACAGATATCCTGAAATAAAAACAAATGCAGGCATGTGAAAAATCGTGATCGCATACCACACATATCTCACTACAGTGTCTACCTTTACAAGGTTAAATGCAATAATATGGTTAAATACTACCAGAAAGATAAGCAAAACTTTAATGTTATCGATCAGGCAGGAGTACGGCACCGCCGCTCTCTCTTTTTTTATTTTCATGTTTAAGTACTATCCTCTAATCATATTTCTGACTTCTGCTGTGTGAACATACAACCCCATTCTGCCAGATTCTTCAGATGACCGGCAGACAAAAAAACGCACAGCAATGTAACGGGCAATTAACCGCAAAGTCATATTTACTGCAACAAGCATAACATATTTTTACGATTTATGGAATAGAAACTTAACATTTCGGTCAATGGAAATATTTTGTTAGTTACTGTTCACATACCACTATCCCGCGAGGTGTTTTGGCATGAATATGCCAAAATCCCGAGACATACAAGCCAAAATTCCATTGCCGCAGGCAATCTGGAATGAATTTTGGCTACGTTACTGTGAACGAAGTGAACAGTAGCAATATTTCCATATTCCATGTACAGCATAAGAACAGAAAAAAATACAGCTTCTGATCCTGCCGTAACCGGCGTATCTGTAGACATTGTAAGTCATGGCTGCTGATTTCAGTTTGTTTCTGGATTTGCCGCCTTCGCTGAGACGATATTTCAGATAGGGTTTGTTGATTCCGGCAGCACAGCCATATTTTCTCAGGATTTTCAGCCAGGTGATATAATCCTCATGGCTGTCGTCATGCTCCATGGGAAATTCACGCGCCACATCCCTTCTGAGTATTACCGAAGAACAGTTGATGCTGTTATGTTTCAGAAGTTCTCTGTAGGTGATCTTCTCTTTTACAGGGATTGTCCGTCCTGTACTGCTTCCGTCCGCTTTCATCAGTTCCCGCCCTGTAGAACACAGCACGTATCCTGTCTCTTCCAGACGTTTCAGCTGCTCTTTCAGCTTGCCTGACTCCCACCAGTCATCTGCATCCAGAAAAGCAATGTAGGTTCCCTGTGCCAGCCCGACTCCTCTGTTTCTGGAGCCTGCAGCTCCCATATTCTGTTCATTCTTAATATACCGAAAGTCCTCTCTGCCCTCATAGGCAGACAGGACTTCCTCTGTATGGTCTGTAGAACCGTCATCGATCACCAGAAGTTCCAGCGAAACTCCCTGTTCATAGACGGATTCCACAGCCTTTCTAATATATTTTTCTCCGTTGTAAACCGGCATGATCACAGATACCAGCGGTTTATTCATTGTCATTCCTCCGTTTTATTCTCTGACACTCCGGCGTTTTTCCCGGAATCCTTCAACGCATTTACCTGTCTGTCATCTACTCCCTCAGATACTTCTTTCTGGAAAAAGATTTTAACTGTCATAAAGATCAGCTTGATATCCAGCAGGAAGGAATAATTCTCAATATAAAACAGATCCAGCTTTAATTTGTCATAAGGAGTTGTATTATACTTACCGTAGACCTGCGCATATCCGGTAAGACCTGCTTTAACCTTCAGACGATAATAGAATTCCGGAAGCTCTTTCTCATACTCAAGCATGATACTTTCACGTTCCGGGCGCGGACCTACCAAAGACATATCTCCCTTAAATACATTGAAAAGCTGAGGAAGCTCGTCCAGATGAAGATTTCTCAGCACATGACCTACCGGTGTGATACGGGAATCATGCTTGGATGCCAGTCTTGCACCGTTTTTCTCCGAATCTACGCACATACTGCGGAATTTACAGATCTTAAAGGGCTTTCCACCCAATGTCAGACGGTCCTGAAAATAAAACACCGGACCTCTGTCGTATGCTTTTACCGCAATCGCTATGATCAGCATGATCGGTGAAGTGATTATAATGCCGATCCCTGAAATCAGAATATCCATAACTCTCTTTGCAGCACGCTGGTCTACTGCCAGTCCCATATTTCTGGATACCAGAAGCGGTGTGTCAAAAAGATGGATGCGTTCACTTCCCATAAGAATGATGTCCGAAATCTTCGGACTCACATAGCATCGGACAGAATGTGCAAAACAGTATTTCAGATAACGGTTTCTCTCTGTTGAATGCAGATCCCAGATGATCACGCCGTCATAATCCTGCATCATCTGATGGATTTTTTCTTCTCCCACACTGATGTGTACCTTGCCGCTGATGTCATATTTGTCCTTTCGGGAATTCATCTTATGGATCAGGTCGTCCCCCGGATCCCGGTCACCGTAAATGACCAGAAGCCGGCGTGCGCGGTAAAGTCCGGAATAGATATACCTTGAACCAAATATCCAGATAATGATCAGCACCAGCTGTATTCCTGTCATCTCGATCATAGGCCATACGCTCAGGAACCACCTGTTGATCAGGGTGATCTCCAGATATTCCACCACATTGGTACACAAAAGTGCCAGTGTCAGCGAATAAAATACATCAATCCTCTTAAGATATCCAACCTTAAGTCCTCCGTACAATTTGGCAAACAGGGCAAACATCAGACCGTAGATTGCGATCAGTACCCAGTTACCTTTGCGCCAGAAAGGCTCGTCGATCTGTCCTCTGTAAACGGAATACCACACCCATGCAAAGACCGCCGCCTGTGCCAGAACCACCAGACTCGCCAGACAAAATACGATAAATCGTTTATAATCTTCTCTTTTACTCACGTGATAACCTCTGTTTCTCTGTAACTGTTCAGTATTTTCACAGTTACGCGTTTCTTCTATAAATTCCTACCTATTATAGCGTAAGAACTATTATACGTCCACCCGTTTCACTTAAATTTGTGAACAAATGTTACTGTTCACACAGCATTATTCCGCGAGGTGTTTTGGCATGAATATGCCAAAATCCCGAGACATACAGGCCAAAATTCCATTGTCGCAGGCAATCTGGAATGAATTTTGGTACGTTATAAGCATAATTTACAAATATCTTTAATCCCCTGTCATGCGATTCGTCTCGATATTTGTATATAATGTATAATTTTTCGTCGATTTTACTTAGTTTGTAGCAAAGTTTTTACATATTTTTTTCAGAAACCTATGGAAAAATGTCAGGAAAAAATGTATAATATTACCTAACAAATGAAAGCGAGGGTTCACTATTATGAAACAAAATAGTATGTTGGCCATGATCCTGGCCGGCGGTCGTGGCAGCCGTCTGCATGATCTTACCAATAAAGTGGCAAAGCCGGCCGTTTCATACGGCGGTAAATATCGTATCGTAGACTTTCCTTTAAGCAACTGTGCCAACAGTGGCGTTGATGTTGTAGGTGTACTTACACAGTATGAATCTATCCAGCTGAACAGTTATGTGGCAGCCGGCGGACGCTGGGGTCTTGATGCTAAAAACAGCGGTGTTTACGTTCTTCCTCCACGTGAGAAAGCAGATGAGAATCTGAATGTATATCGCGGAACTGCAGATGCAATCTCCCAGAATATTGATTTCATTGATAAATTTGATCCTGAATACGTTCTTGTTCTTTCCGGTGACCATATTTATAAAATGAACTATGACAAGATGCTTGCAGCCCACAAAGAAGCAAAGGCAGATGCAACCATCGCAGTTATCGGAGTTCCGATGAAAGAGGCAAGCCGTTTTGGTATCATGAATACTGACGAATCCGGACGTATCGTAGAATTCGAAGAGAAACCTGAGCATCCGAAGAGCAACCTTGCATCCATGGGTATCTATATCTTCACCTGGAAACTCCTCCGCAAGATGCTGATGGCTGATATCAAGAATCCAGATTCCAGCCATGACTTCGGTAAGGATATCATCCCTACTATGCTTAACGATAACAGAACTCTTTATGCATATAAATTTGAAGGATACTGGAAAGATGTTGGTACCATCGACTCTCTCTGGGAAGCAAACATGGATCTGTTAAGTTCCAAGAATGAACTGGATCTGGGTGATCCGTCATGGAAGATTTATACAGAAGATGTTACCGCACTTCCACAGTACATCAGCGCAGAAGCAGATGTTAAAGATGCATATATCACACAGGGCTGTGTTGTTCAGGGCGAAGTTAAGCATTCCGTTCTCTTTACAGGTGTTAAGATTGGTGCAGGTGCCATAATTATCGACAGTGTACTGATGCCGGGTGTTGTTGTAGAAGAGGGTGCCGTTGTTCAGCGTGCACTTGTAGCTGACGGTGTCCGCATCGGTAAAGGTGCAGTTGTCGGTGCCGCAGACAGTGAGCACATTGAGCTTGTAGCGAAACGCGTAAAGGGGGCAGAATAATATGTATAAGGCATTTGGAATCGTAAGCTCTTCCGGGAGAAATATTTATGTAGATGGTATGCAGGATTATCGCCCAATCGGTGCGTTTTCTTTCCTTGGCAGATACAGAGTCATTGACTTCCCTATCTCCAATATGACCAACAGCAACATTGAACGTATTCAGGTCTATATCAATAATAAACCCCGTTCTGTTGTAGAACATCTTGGAACAGGACGTCATTACAATATCAACTCCAAGAGCGGCAAACTTCAGCTTCTCTTCTCAGAGCACAATAATGACAATGATATCTATAACACCGATATCTCCTGCTATCTGGACAACATGGAGTCCCTCAGCAGAATGAATCATCCGTATGTTGTCATTGCCCCGAGCTATATGGTTTATTCAATTGATTTTGACCAGTTTTTACATACACACATTGAGTCCGGTGCAGATGTTACTCTCCTTTATCACGCTGTTGATAATGCAAAAGAGGCTTATCTTACCTGTAATGTTCTGGGACTGAACCGCCAGAAAGGTGTGGAATCCATCGAACCGAATCATGGTAATAAGAAGAATCAGTATGTTTATATGGATACCTGTGTTATGAAAACAGAGCTTTTCATCAGCCTGATCAAAGAAGCCAAGAATCTTTCTTCCATGTATACACTGGCAGACATCCTGAATGATAAATGCGAAACTCTGGACATCCGCGGCGTTGCACACAAGGGATTCTTTGCAAGCATTACAGACTTCCCAAGTTACTATGCTGCAAACATGGCTCTCCTTAATTACAAGTCAGCTCAGGAACTTTTCCATGATAACTGGCCAATCTATACACGTACCAATGATTCCTGCCCGACTCAGTATTTCAATACTGCAGATGTGAAGAATTCCGTAATCTCCAACGGTTGCCAGATTGAAGGTACTGTTGAGAATTCCGTAATCGGTCGTGGATGCGTCATTAAAAAAGGTGCTGTTGTAAGAAACAGTGTTGTTCTCGCTGAAGTCACGGTAGGCGAGGGTGTTCACGTAGAGAATGAAGTAGTTGACAAATGGGCAAACCTCATTCATAAAAAAGAAATCGTTTCCCCGGCTGAACAGCCTGGTTATATCAGAAGAAATGATACTCTGTAATTAATGATTAATTAGATTAAATGCAAAGCTCCCCGAAAGTAGTCACTTCCGGGGGGCTTTGTTTGTGTTTACTTAAACTTCACAAACTCTTCACATTTTCCTCTTGCATTTTATTTCTAGCGTGTTATAATACAGCTGTAACAAAGATAAAGAACAAACAACTGAATACTCAAAAATACTTAACACCACCTGGAGCATTTCGGATGCTCATAAATTAAAGATAGTGTCAAGCGTGTCACCTCAGCTGTAAAATGGAGGAAAAGTCAAATGAATACTTTAAAAGCTGAAAAAAGAACAATGGACACAAAGGCCAAAAGATTAAGAAGAGAAGGCTACGTTACAGGTAACGTATTTGGCAGAGAGATGGAAGGTTCTCTTCCTGTTAAAATCGAGAAATCTGCTGTCGAGAAACTTCTCAAGACAAGTAACAAAGGAAGCCAGATTATGCTGGATGTAGATGGTCAGTCATATGACGTACTGATCAAAGAAATCCAGTTCAATCCGTTAAAAGGACAGGTGGATGAAATAGATTTCCAGGCACTGGTAAGCAACGAGAAAGTACATTCCGTAGCAGAGATCGTACTTGTAAACCACGACAAACTGGAAGCCGGTGTATTACAGCAGCATCTGGAAGAAATCTCCTTCAGAGCTCTCCCATCAGCACTGGTAGACAAAATTATGGTAGATGTCGGTGACATGAAAGTCGGCGACGTAATCAAAGTCAAAGACCTCGCCATCGCCCAGGACAAAGATGTAGACTTAAAGACAGACCTTGAAGCTGCAGTTGTATCCGTAGCCGCCGTTCACGTAGACCCGGCTCTGGAAGCTGAAGAAGAGGCTGCTGCCGAAGAAGAAGCTAAATAACATAATATCTCTTTTAACATTTATTCAGGTACGCTTAAGCGTACCTGAATTTTTTTTGCCAGAATATAATATTCCAAACAGACGTTTACAACTCGAATTTGTCACCTGCACATAACAGAATAATCACTAAAATAACAAGAATGCGATGCGCAGTTATTCGATTATTTATTAGAAAATATAATTGCATTAAAATTTAAGAGAAAATTATATATGTCTTTTTGACTATCTTTTTATATCTTCTTAAATGTCCGCAAAGCCTTATTTTATCGGCTCTACGGGCATTTTGCTTTTGTGGTAAACCTCACATATCTAGGTCTATCTTCTTATATTTTCGCTATCAAGCGTGGTTAAAATCGTGGTAAATACTTCTTATGCGATTAGACGCTGAACCTCTGATTTTGCAGTATCTATGGACGCATGAGCATACCAGTTCATTGTAATACTGATATTTGAATGCCCCATGATATACTGTAAATCTTTCGGGTTCATATTCTTGCTTGCCAGCCTTGTACAGAACGTATGGCGTAGTGTATGCGGTGTGATATGTGGCAATGGGTTGTCCTTATGGTTCTTATTGTATTTTTTTACCATACGGACAAAAAGCATAGTGTAATCAATGGCAACTTTGGGCTTGCCTTTGTGATTGACAAATAAGAAGTTGCCCCGTCCGTCTATCACAAATGGTTCTGCCTTTGGGCGTTTCTTCATAACCCGTTGAAATGCCTGTATCGTTTCTCTGCTTAATGGTACTTGCCTTGTTCCGCTTTTTGTCTTAGGCGTTTCAATGTAATAGCCCTGTTCCTTGCTTTTTAATAACTGGTGGTCGATAATCACAACTTCATTTTGGAAATCAATATCGGCTACTGTCAGTCCGCACAGTTCCGAGATACGAAGTCCTGTCTTTAACAGTATCAGCACATCATCATAATACTTGTGATACACATTGTCCGTCTTGATGAATGAGAGTAGGGCTTGTTCCTGTTCCTCTGTCAATGCGACTTTCTCTTTGGTATCATTTTCTAGGACTTCACTCAACTTGAAATCAAAAGGGTTTTTCCTTACGCAGTCGTCTTGTATGGCGATATAGAACGACGCTTTTAACGAGCGTTTATGGTTGTTAATGGTGTTATAGGAAAAGCCTTTATCTTTCATGCGTAATGCCCATTCTTTAGCGTCAGAGGGTTTTATCGTATCAATGCTCCTAGCACCTAACTTGTCCTCTTTCAATAACCGCATGAGCTGTTCCCGTTGTTTCTGTGTGCTTTTCTTCACGTTTGCCCTCTGTACGTTCTGTTTGGCATAAAGTTGGCAAAGCGTCATTTTCTTGCCTGTGCTGTCGATACCGTCCTCAATATCCCGTCTTATCTGCTGTTCCAGTTCACGAAGTGAGGATTTTTCCCGTTTTCCCTTTGGTGTCGGGTCTGTGGGTGTCAATCTCCAAGCATACACATATTTTGTGTTTCCAAATGCGTCTACATATTTATATAAGTATTTTCCGTCTGTTCGTTGGCTCTCTCCAGTATGCAGGATACGACCTTTGCTATCCCGTCTTTTTTCTTTCATGGTGTCTGCTCCTTTCCTTGTTGGAAAGAGCCTTGATATGACTTGTGTTCATCATAACACATACAAGGCTCATTTGCATTAGATTGCGTCCAATTTATCAATAACCTGTTCAAACTGTCGGCGTTTAATCTGTATGCGGTTGCCATTCATAATGAGCCACCCCGACGTCCTTGTTTTCCTCTGCCAAGCGTCTTAACTTGTTTTCTCCGATACGGAAATACTTTGACGCTTCTTCAATGGTAAGGGTGTATTTTTCCCATACAGGAATATCGTTGTTATTCATCAGATGCCCCCTTTCCCATGTTTCGTGTCATACTGGATATAGGGGATAAGGTCGGTGCGGTCTATCCTCTGTAAGTGGGCGGTTAATTTACTGGAAAGGGAAGTGCTGTATCTTGCCTTATCGAGCATAGTTCCCACTTTTTCCAGTCCGCCTAATGCGTCATGTTCTTCTAAGAAGTAAAAACTTTTGACAGCGGAAATCACGCCACCCTCTGTAAGCCATTGCTGTGTTTCCTCAAGGGAATTATGTAGTTTCGGCACTTGCAGTTTCAAGACTTCCACAGCCCCTAAAAAGCGTTCCCAAAACCGACACGTTTTCCATCTGCTCTTATTGCTTTCATTTCTGTTTGGCACGACAAAGCGTAGGTTGTTTGCCAATAGCCCGAAAGCCAGTTCCCCAAGTTCAAGTGGTCTGTCTTTGAATGTCATGGCAAAAACATGAGCCTTATCATCACGCAGTTGCATTTCTGTCCGTTTCCAACTGCCGACTTCATCAAGCGTCTTATCATGTTTTGAACAGACTTCCTTATCCTTATCATAAAAGCGGTAGGACAATCCCGATTTTCCAAAGACCGATATAAACGGTTTTTGCGGTATCGAAATCGTCAAACTTGCTTTCGTCGAAGTGGTAGCCCTCACTATTCGAGATAAATTCCTCTTTTTCGCATTTTTTCTTTATCTGCTCTATGGTAAAGAATGGCTTTTCGTTCTTATCATCAATGGCAATATCAAGTCTTGTGAAATGGAAGTTATCCCGTCCGTATCTTCGCTCACAACGTCGGAACATATCTCCAAAGGTATAATTCCTACTGTCGAGAATACGGAAAATATCATCACAACCTCTGCCAGTCATAACAAGATAACAGCCTAGCCCCTGTGGGTTGTCCTCTGTCTTTCTTGCGTCCCCCGATACATAAATATCTCCAATCTGCCGACGTGCTTGATAAGTCTTGAATTTTATCGTTGCTTGGATACACATTGAAAATATCAGTCGGTAAATCTAAAATGTGCATGATTACATCTTCAGCGGTTGCGGTATCAAATACAATGCTGATGTAATCAATCTTAACGGATAAATTTTTGTGTGTAGTTATAGTGCATTGCTCCTTTCGTATGCCCCGTTTTTTGCGGGGTAAAAATTGTGTTTTTTCCTTTATTTATCACAGTTTCTAGGTACTATGACATGTATACGCAGGGCGGTGTTACATATACGCCCTTTACGAACGCCTAAAGGCGTTCCCTTTCTTCCTGTGTCTGCCCCGTTCTTAACGCTCACGAGCCTTGTAAGGCTCGTGGCTAAACGGAACAGCCCCAGTCAGAAACCTTATTTTCGGTCTGATAGTCCATGCTTATTCATGCTATCAAAGTGAAAATATATATTTTATATGCTTACTCAAGCGTGTGATTGACCCTAGCGTGCTTAATCACTCTGTCTAATACGATAATAACTCCATTAGAATTACTTGTCAAGAAGTTTTTGTTGACTTTTAGATATAGATTAAGTATGATATGCTTATAAATACCAAGAAAAGCAACGAAAGGAGCGGTTATACTAAGTTATGGAGCATTATGAAAAGAAAATCAGTTTCTTAGGAGAAAACATACAGACCATAAGAAAACACAGAGGAATGAAACAACAGGAACTTGCGGACAAAATCGGTATCAATATGCAGAGCCTTTCCAAGATTGAACGTGGCGTGAATTATCCTACCTTTGATACGTTAGAGAAGATAATGGACGTCTTGGGTGTAACGCCCAATGAATTATTGTCGGGAGAATGGAAGTATATTGACCACACCGAGCCCTATATCATGGATATTATCAAACGGGAACAAGACTTCAATGTTTCCTTAGATTACCTGTCTGAAAATGAATTTTTCGATGATGAAAAAGAATGCACATTTTACAAGGCATATAAACTCATACAGTATATCCATAACTACATTACCAATGAGGTTACGGAGTTGGAAGAACTTATGGAAATCAAGCAGTTGATACAGCGTCAAAAACTGGAACGCATGATAAAAGTGCATAAGGAAATGCGAGGGTTAGACCGATACAGAGAACAGCCCAAAGAGTATAAATACCATGACCCTTATGATGATTGGATATTTCGTCAGCTTGCGGATATAGACAACAGAAACAACATTCCCGACACTTCTCCACAAGTAGACTTCAATGAAGCAGACTATGAAGATTATCT from the Blautia wexlerae DSM 19850 genome contains:
- a CDS encoding exopolysaccharide biosynthesis polyprenyl glycosylphosphotransferase: MSKREDYKRFIVFCLASLVVLAQAAVFAWVWYSVYRGQIDEPFWRKGNWVLIAIYGLMFALFAKLYGGLKVGYLKRIDVFYSLTLALLCTNVVEYLEITLINRWFLSVWPMIEMTGIQLVLIIIWIFGSRYIYSGLYRARRLLVIYGDRDPGDDLIHKMNSRKDKYDISGKVHISVGEEKIHQMMQDYDGVIIWDLHSTERNRYLKYCFAHSVRCYVSPKISDIILMGSERIHLFDTPLLVSRNMGLAVDQRAAKRVMDILISGIGIIITSPIMLIIAIAVKAYDRGPVFYFQDRLTLGGKPFKICKFRSMCVDSEKNGARLASKHDSRITPVGHVLRNLHLDELPQLFNVFKGDMSLVGPRPERESIMLEYEKELPEFYYRLKVKAGLTGYAQVYGKYNTTPYDKLKLDLFYIENYSFLLDIKLIFMTVKIFFQKEVSEGVDDRQVNALKDSGKNAGVSENKTEE
- a CDS encoding glucose-1-phosphate adenylyltransferase, giving the protein MKQNSMLAMILAGGRGSRLHDLTNKVAKPAVSYGGKYRIVDFPLSNCANSGVDVVGVLTQYESIQLNSYVAAGGRWGLDAKNSGVYVLPPREKADENLNVYRGTADAISQNIDFIDKFDPEYVLVLSGDHIYKMNYDKMLAAHKEAKADATIAVIGVPMKEASRFGIMNTDESGRIVEFEEKPEHPKSNLASMGIYIFTWKLLRKMLMADIKNPDSSHDFGKDIIPTMLNDNRTLYAYKFEGYWKDVGTIDSLWEANMDLLSSKNELDLGDPSWKIYTEDVTALPQYISAEADVKDAYITQGCVVQGEVKHSVLFTGVKIGAGAIIIDSVLMPGVVVEEGAVVQRALVADGVRIGKGAVVGAADSEHIELVAKRVKGAE
- a CDS encoding acyltransferase family protein; its protein translation is MKIKKERAAVPYSCLIDNIKVLLIFLVVFNHIIAFNLVKVDTVVRYVWYAITIFHMPAFVFISGYLSKKPQNVLKNFKNLLIPYVLGYTLTWYSQIWLGRSVDYEILRPTGSVMWYILALFIYRLTIEALGKIRFIVPLSILFALWAGTRPEFTTFLSSSRIVVFFPFFVAGYLWKREYITAIRKFKGKWILVAISGVLLWAIPNYMIPNEMGIAIFRGNHGYQLCGLTDPQGVILRLLMYLVSFVVVYTMLALVPDIKLPLTYVGRHTMGIYFFHYPIMIIMNGLYILMLPVMNNVWVLLGVSLVFVLVLGSLPVDLLYTGVLNLIAFILIKKDKTVRDEGLEEEYDSEYDEYELLRRKKAIAELAATLDSESEQDGHMEKVNMDEDTPEHTSSDRHEGFSNVAGMELEIEEDNLDDIPDELIKGEEELSLEDLIQELEATTRTMDDNKEP
- a CDS encoding site-specific integrase, encoding MKEKRRDSKGRILHTGESQRTDGKYLYKYVDAFGNTKYVYAWRLTPTDPTPKGKREKSSLRELEQQIRRDIEDGIDSTGKKMTLCQLYAKQNVQRANVKKSTQKQREQLMRLLKEDKLGARSIDTIKPSDAKEWALRMKDKGFSYNTINNHKRSLKASFYIAIQDDCVRKNPFDFKLSEVLENDTKEKVALTEEQEQALLSFIKTDNVYHKYYDDVLILLKTGLRISELCGLTVADIDFQNEVVIIDHQLLKSKEQGYYIETPKTKSGTRQVPLSRETIQAFQRVMKKRPKAEPFVIDGRGNFLFVNHKGKPKVAIDYTMLFVRMVKKYNKNHKDNPLPHITPHTLRHTFCTRLASKNMNPKDLQYIMGHSNISITMNWYAHASIDTAKSEVQRLIA
- a CDS encoding helix-turn-helix domain-containing protein, with protein sequence MEHYEKKISFLGENIQTIRKHRGMKQQELADKIGINMQSLSKIERGVNYPTFDTLEKIMDVLGVTPNELLSGEWKYIDHTEPYIMDIIKREQDFNVSLDYLSENEFFDDEKECTFYKAYKLIQYIHNYITNEVTELEELMEIKQLIQRQKLERMIKVHKEMRGLDRYREQPKEYKYHDPYDDWIFRQLADIDNRNNIPDTSPQVDFNEADYEDYLKAKWNRGL
- the glgD gene encoding glucose-1-phosphate adenylyltransferase subunit GlgD, producing MYKAFGIVSSSGRNIYVDGMQDYRPIGAFSFLGRYRVIDFPISNMTNSNIERIQVYINNKPRSVVEHLGTGRHYNINSKSGKLQLLFSEHNNDNDIYNTDISCYLDNMESLSRMNHPYVVIAPSYMVYSIDFDQFLHTHIESGADVTLLYHAVDNAKEAYLTCNVLGLNRQKGVESIEPNHGNKKNQYVYMDTCVMKTELFISLIKEAKNLSSMYTLADILNDKCETLDIRGVAHKGFFASITDFPSYYAANMALLNYKSAQELFHDNWPIYTRTNDSCPTQYFNTADVKNSVISNGCQIEGTVENSVIGRGCVIKKGAVVRNSVVLAEVTVGEGVHVENEVVDKWANLIHKKEIVSPAEQPGYIRRNDTL
- a CDS encoding glycosyltransferase family 2 protein codes for the protein MNKPLVSVIMPVYNGEKYIRKAVESVYEQGVSLELLVIDDGSTDHTEEVLSAYEGREDFRYIKNEQNMGAAGSRNRGVGLAQGTYIAFLDADDWWESGKLKEQLKRLEETGYVLCSTGRELMKADGSSTGRTIPVKEKITYRELLKHNSINCSSVILRRDVAREFPMEHDDSHEDYITWLKILRKYGCAAGINKPYLKYRLSEGGKSRNKLKSAAMTYNVYRYAGYGRIRSCIFFCSYAVHGIWKYCYCSLRSQ
- a CDS encoding 50S ribosomal protein L25, with the protein product MNTLKAEKRTMDTKAKRLRREGYVTGNVFGREMEGSLPVKIEKSAVEKLLKTSNKGSQIMLDVDGQSYDVLIKEIQFNPLKGQVDEIDFQALVSNEKVHSVAEIVLVNHDKLEAGVLQQHLEEISFRALPSALVDKIMVDVGDMKVGDVIKVKDLAIAQDKDVDLKTDLEAAVVSVAAVHVDPALEAEEEAAAEEEAK